A genome region from Thalassotalea euphylliae includes the following:
- a CDS encoding response regulator, whose amino-acid sequence MTLIDRNSYLANQNETDSQSAMADRNSAQISPGIADSLATDSQSRGQSENDSAAPVSILFVDDEQAILAAIKRLTRKIPAHFEFVTSPLQALAIIAQKNIDIIVSDMRMPEMDGVTFLSEVATNYPETIRIMLTGNADSDLVMSAVNKGRIWSFIEKPWDSEQLILTLQQAIQTRNLMRSRVNHLYHELEQAKLAADSGSQEKSNFLAVMSHEIRTPMNAMLGSMELLTSTQLDDQQRQLLHNALTAGESLSTLVNDILDFSKIEAGKLQLSPHTFNTLDLMDDLHSLFIERAKAKDIGLMFCLSPQLSSELLLDEQRVKQILINLIANAIKFTQHGGVEVSVYGNDTVLHFEVKDTGVGIKNEDIAKLFNKFVQADSSYKRQFEGTGLGLAITKQLAELMGGEVRVGSKEGEGSTFLVAIPHSHFTAPIAQSESINPKKIAFVNFAPFYEVSIKKQLHLWQCQVDFIRDSSDSCQVINLHDENGSDDVLLVNEAENRWLAPPSELMALVLGEKAVQAASEIKAAQEASEISAQQHQLRGNGERILVVEDSLPNQLVITTMLERAGYHIDIANNGAEAVKQVECESYQLVLMDLSMPVMDGAQACRIIRSKSAQFRHLPIWAMTANVTKDDMQHCFAAGMNEFIEKPIDREHLLLKIYSYFEQIRQQEALASPVSSSKVQKQLIVSAPVNQASQASQASQASSTLNREPQATEKTPSQPLIEKAVIDQLLCDTGAEIFNKVLHLFVDETRRRVEVIQQAKTEADASQIEKEAHAIKSSAASVGAIGLGQLAKQLEHVCQRQPSDGSLSDATIELIAQLAELVAQVLAVLEQDYLIANSSG is encoded by the coding sequence TCGAAAAATTCCTGCGCATTTTGAATTTGTCACCAGCCCACTGCAAGCCTTAGCAATTATTGCTCAAAAGAACATTGATATTATCGTCTCTGATATGCGCATGCCGGAAATGGATGGTGTCACTTTTTTATCGGAAGTGGCAACCAATTACCCTGAAACTATTCGCATTATGTTAACCGGTAATGCCGACTCTGACTTGGTTATGTCCGCGGTTAATAAGGGGCGTATTTGGAGTTTTATTGAAAAACCGTGGGACAGCGAACAGCTGATTTTGACGCTGCAACAAGCTATTCAAACCCGTAATTTAATGCGCAGTCGCGTAAATCATTTATATCATGAATTAGAGCAGGCGAAACTGGCGGCAGACTCGGGCTCGCAAGAGAAAAGTAACTTCCTCGCAGTAATGAGCCATGAAATTCGTACACCAATGAATGCCATGTTGGGGTCGATGGAGCTACTAACCAGTACGCAACTTGACGACCAGCAGCGTCAACTACTTCATAATGCGTTAACGGCAGGTGAATCACTATCAACCTTGGTTAACGATATCCTCGATTTTTCCAAAATTGAAGCCGGTAAGCTGCAACTATCGCCTCACACATTTAACACGCTGGATTTGATGGATGACTTGCACAGCTTGTTTATTGAACGCGCTAAAGCCAAAGATATTGGCTTAATGTTTTGTTTATCACCGCAGCTTTCCAGCGAGTTGTTGCTAGATGAGCAGCGGGTGAAACAGATACTGATTAATTTGATCGCCAATGCCATTAAGTTTACCCAGCATGGCGGTGTTGAAGTGAGCGTTTATGGCAACGACACCGTGCTGCATTTTGAAGTGAAAGACACAGGCGTTGGGATCAAAAATGAAGACATTGCTAAGCTCTTTAACAAGTTTGTTCAGGCAGACTCTTCCTACAAACGTCAATTTGAAGGGACGGGGCTAGGTTTAGCTATTACCAAACAGCTTGCCGAATTAATGGGCGGTGAAGTGAGAGTTGGCTCGAAAGAAGGTGAGGGAAGTACGTTTTTAGTGGCGATACCACATAGCCACTTTACTGCGCCTATCGCTCAGAGTGAATCGATTAACCCGAAAAAAATAGCGTTTGTTAATTTTGCTCCCTTCTATGAAGTATCCATAAAAAAACAACTGCACTTATGGCAATGCCAAGTGGACTTTATTCGTGACTCCAGTGATAGCTGCCAAGTCATTAATTTGCACGATGAAAACGGCTCTGATGATGTTTTGCTCGTCAACGAAGCGGAAAATCGCTGGTTAGCGCCACCCAGTGAATTAATGGCGTTAGTATTAGGTGAAAAAGCAGTGCAAGCAGCATCGGAAATTAAAGCCGCACAAGAAGCGTCAGAAATTAGCGCTCAGCAGCATCAGCTAAGGGGTAATGGCGAACGAATTTTAGTGGTAGAAGATAGCCTGCCGAACCAGTTGGTGATCACCACCATGCTTGAGCGTGCTGGCTATCACATTGATATTGCTAATAATGGCGCTGAAGCGGTTAAGCAGGTTGAGTGTGAAAGCTATCAGTTAGTCTTGATGGATTTGTCGATGCCGGTTATGGATGGCGCGCAAGCATGTCGAATCATTCGCAGTAAATCGGCTCAATTCAGACATTTACCCATTTGGGCAATGACCGCTAATGTCACCAAAGATGATATGCAGCATTGTTTTGCTGCTGGGATGAATGAGTTTATTGAAAAGCCGATAGATCGTGAGCACTTGCTGCTAAAAATCTACAGCTACTTTGAACAAATACGCCAACAAGAAGCGCTAGCAAGCCCTGTTTCCTCCAGCAAAGTTCAAAAACAGCTGATAGTATCAGCACCCGTTAACCAAGCAAGCCAAGCCAGCCAAGCAAGCCAAGCCAGCTCAACATTAAATCGAGAGCCACAAGCCACCGAAAAAACACCATCACAGCCGCTAATCGAAAAAGCGGTAATTGACCAGTTGCTATGTGATACCGGAGCGGAAATCTTCAATAAAGTGCTGCATCTTTTTGTTGATGAAACTCGTCGTCGTGTTGAGGTAATTCAGCAAGCAAAAACAGAAGCGGATGCCAGTCAGATTGAAAAAGAGGCCCATGCGATAAAAAGCAGCGCGGCAAGTGTTGGCGCGATTGGCCTAGGGCAATTGGCGAAGCAATTAGAGCATGTCTGTCAACGGCAACCGAGTGATGGCAGTTTGTCTGATGCCACTATCGAGCTGATAGCGCAGCTTGCTGAGCTGGTCGCGCAGGTATTAGCGGTACTTGAGCAAGATTACTTGATTGCTAATTCTAGCGGCTAA